Sequence from the Nymphaea colorata isolate Beijing-Zhang1983 chromosome 9, ASM883128v2, whole genome shotgun sequence genome:
GTGTCCGGATCCGCGTGTCCGCATGTTGACACGGATACGCAGGCTAATTTGCcgtgtccatgtgacatagctgtgGACCAATAGTAACTTGGGTGTTTGGTCTAATGCATTTTCAATTCGTCCCATAGTGGTGCAGTATCACATAGCTAGCTTAGTTCACACACAAAAAGCTAAGAAGGTGACAACTAGATAGTATGGACACAGATACAAAGGACCCTAATATATGACTATTATGCCCTCCCAATAAATGGAGTGTTTTacaattgattacttggaaattAGATAAAAGTTTAAGCAGCAACCCTTGAGCATAAAATGCAACTGGATACAAAAGAGCACAAAGCCAAAGGGGAGGCTTGAGAAACACAGATACTGGTATAACTGCAACCAAATTCCAAGCAGCATGCTTCAGTATTATAGATAATCTCCCAGAACTCataacaaaaattgaaactCCTGGCCAAGacagaaaaccatgaaaaataaCGAAGCAAAGAACTCAAACTAGAGTTTTACTTGCTAATAGTTTCATAGAACCTAACCTGCGAGCAAGTTGAGAAAAACCATCATTATCATCACCATCTTCTGCTTCATCCATTCCCTTCTCATCGTGAGGCACTATCACCGGGACCCTGGATTCTAGTTCTTCACTGTCATGAACTGCTTGTGCTATTTTGTCATGGTCGGTGCCAACAAATTGGTTGACATTTAAGGTCAGGGATTCCATTGGAATCGGCTCACTCCTGCGATCATTATCATGCCAGATGGTtaagaaattttaaataaaagcaTTTGCTTTCAGGACAGGCTAACCAGCACCCCTGCAGCTACACAAGTTTAAGAAACATATTACTGTCAGTAAGGCCTAACCTGGGAACAAGATGAGCCATCTCACCATCTTCAGACTTACATCCTTTTTCCACTTTCTGAGGAACTGGAGATGCAGCGTGCAATTCTTGAGTCGATTGCACTTGTTCAGGTGGTGAAGGGGAATATGATGCTTTTGCATCATATTTGGCAAGCACAGCTTGCAGATTATCACTCAAAGTTAGAGCTTCTTTCAGTACTGCCTCATCCCTGTAATTGCAATcacataaaataaaatgcttCTTAGACACATACACATGAAAAGAGAGACAGAAACAGGAAACTTCACACTAGATTGTACGTCCTTTTACAATTGTATTTTAAGAACCAAAGAACTACTGATCCTTCATACATTTGATTAAATTTTGCCACCAAAGTATGTTaacattttatttgatttgacagcttttctgaaattttcagtgACAAAAAAAGGCTTCCATTGATAACTACAGTCTACAGGTACAGCATATTAATAgtatttcatatttgaaaatcCTAACGTAAGTTTGATCACACACACTCACAGAGTCCCTATTGCTAGTGTACTGAATTACACAATAAAAGCATGACATTATGAGAATCTACAAACATCATTTGAAAGTGTAGTCAGAAATATCagcattattttcaaaatagtcATAGTATCATAAAAAGGAAACAATCAAAACAGAAAGTTATCGGTCATCTAATTCTCATGAAAATATCACGATACTTTCCTCAAAAACATTTTAAAGGTGTTtgaacttttaaatatttttttcttttaaaattttaataattatttaaaaGGTTTTAATGTTTTCGTAATAAAATTTGTACGACTCCTAAATTTCATAATGtacttattatttttatatatttttttatttcttgaaatCCCAAGACTTTCCAGAGAATAATAAACTTCCCCATTAATACCCAAGAAAAGCCTTGCCAGCAGAGGCCCAATAGCTTTATCTGTGGCTACAATTTTAACTCAGGTCACCATCGACAAGAGAGGAAATTTTATCAGCTGCTAACAACCAGAACTCCATAGAAGCTAATGACAGAACCCATTAATTTCTAAATTTGCGAAAATGAATTTCTCTTGACAGACTAAATTTAAActtcaattgaagaaaaaagaagttgagaaAAGTCCACAGATCTTACTATGCAGCACTTGTAAAGAACATTCATTGCAAAAGATCAAATATGCAGCTACAGAATATCTTGGACATCTAAATATTATTTAGGTTTGTCTTTAAAGGGACTAAGACGATGTTATATGATGCACGTCACAAGGcagaaaaatttagaaacaaaaaattagctGCTTGGAGGAGAAAGAACTAGAAGGCAAAACAATTCCATTTATTTGCATGGTAAACaattttctcccttttcttcttcatcttcaaaagTTTTAGTTATCACAATTTATTTGATAATTTCATGAGATTTATTAGAAAACAGTTGCAAGATTTGCCTCACAAAAAATACAGCTGACTGAtatttttgaatatgaatgaaacattTCATAGTAAAAGTATACATCGATTGCATTTACCTTTTAAGCTTCAAGTTCTAGGCAACATACAACAACCTGAAGTAAATCATCACTACTTTAGTTAATATAACCAAGATAGTACTCACTCTATCATGTTAATTAGTTCTACAATTCTCTTCTGGTTGATGCAGCACTGATTGACAAGATCCAAGACCACTTCATCCTTCAACGCCTATTAAGGCAAAAAACACAATGAGCAATTGAGTGCTGACCAGGATGCAGGACAGGACAAAATCGATGCAGCCATTCTAATGAGATCATTTACATGCATGTAGCTTTCATAGTGGTTTCATTCAGTACACTTTAGAAAGGTTATCACTTAAAACAAAGAACAATTAAATTGTCTAACAATAACAAAGAACCACATAAGAGAAGGTTGCCCAAGTTAGATCCTTCCATTATTGCTAGATCATGAATAACAAATGATAAAGATGTCGAGACTTCAGGAATAGTTCATAACAATATGAACATCAAAACTCAACCCTTTACGGGCATATCTGGTTGAGTCATTCATATACCTTAGCATGAATAGACTTAATCATGTCGCACATGCTGTAATGTACCTGGACATCTTCAGCAAGCACCCACTTAATGCATGAGTGCTAGCTGAGGGATGGATGTAAATAATAAATTCcgccatatattttttttttcactaggGGGAATATCTTATATCATGAAGGTTGTGTAAAACTGGACTGTAGAgtcaagaaaataaatataaatctTCGACAATaatgtcaagaaaaatggaACTCAGAAgctgaatgagaaaaaaattgtccATAAATATTAATGAATGCTCCAAAAGAAGTTCATGAAGATATGAGAAACAGTCCCTTATTTGTAGAGGAGAGAATACATGAATAAGGAGAAGAGCTAGTCATTGAGCTAACTCCAATGGCTAGTTAGAGTCTGGTTTTAATCAGACACAATATATGTTACTTCCGGCCgtcatagagagagaaaaatcacTTAATTAACTAACCCTAAGCTCAATAATAAAGAGAGTAGGGCAGCGGTAGAGACTTACAAATAACGTaaccaaaaatagaaaaatgtttaaagagaactcCTAACTATTAACTATTGCACAAGACCACCTAGAAACTGAaagtcttctaattcaacactcctcttcaagcttgtcacaacatctagagaaatcaccaataagAAGAGttttggtgaagacatctgcagttTGATCTTCAGATAATACATAAATGGCGGTTATGGTTTCCCCTTGAACAAGGTCCCGAATGTAATAGtagtccacttcaatatgtttagttctctcatggaaagctggattgtttgcaatgtatgtggctgccttattgtcacaatacatccttaTGGCAAGAGGAACTGACATACTTAGGCTAAATGGATTTAGCCTAAGTCATTTCAGTAgtagtttgagccatagccctgtACTCAGATTCTGTACTAGAttttgacaccacaccttgctttATGCTTCTCTAGGATATAAGATTGCCTCCTACAATACAaaaaatcctgtggtagacttcTTGTATTCGATTGAACCAGAATAGTCaacatcactataggcttctaCGTCCAAGGCATTGCCTCTTGTGAAACAAAGTCCTCACCACCATTAATGttgcatcccaatgaactttcttgggtcTTTCTATGAATTGACTTAGCCTCCCcactgcaaagctaatgtctggtcaGGTTACAGTACATAGAGGAGCTTCCTAATAAGGGAActgatcgagaatccactaattttgattggtcatcatgaagatgtatgtgTAGATTCGTAGGTAGAGTGGCCgatttagctcctagcatcctgGTGtcttgcaataaatcaagaacatacctCCGTTGGGATAGAACTACACCTTTCCTATTGCGAGCAACCTCTATTCCCACGAAACATcatagttgaccaagatctttcgtcacaaagtgtttttgaaaaaacaactttgtatcaaaaatttcttgatcgaAGACGCTTGTCAGGATTATATCATTAACATAAACTACTAGAATGGGCATACCCCTGGAATTCTTCTCTGATATTAGGATAGGTAGTGGGTAAGATGATCATGGCATCTCAGTAGAGGTAGGAGAGGGACTATAacaaggttgagactcaaagaacgTGACATCCGTattgatatactccttttgagttaaAGAGATTAAAacatttgtaacctttatgatttCTGGAATAGCCAATAAAGTGGCCAATTTATTACATGTAGGcccaaggatgtgaacaaagcatgtgcaaccaaatatttTGGGAGCGATCGAAAACAAGGGTAGTTGTGGGAACACAAGCTTAATGGGAAACTGGTTGTCcttggaggatgagggtaaacggttggtcaagtaacaggcaGTGAGAATGGCATCTCCCAAAACATATGCACGTAAATGAATATGAAGCATTCGGGAAcgtgccacatttaaaagttggtgaTGTTTTCACTCAGCTACTACATTTTGCTGGGAGGAATAGGGACAAGTAAATTGAGGGGAAATGTCATTATCatagtaaaatttcattaatgTAGATGTCTTGAACTCAAGAGAGTTATTAGTGcaaatgtttttaacaagaataccaaactgggtcagtatttcaataataagagtacatatgacttcagacatttctttcaaaaggaaaacccaagtgactcgagaataattatcaacaatgacaagaaaataatgaaatctagacctactagcaacttTGTCAGGACaacacacatcaacatgaagaagatcaaataatcCACAACTGGAATGGACTATGACTTGATGAATAACTACTAtgggtgtgcttgccaagttgacaagcttcacactggaacgactgtggtactgatagatgaggaagtaggtgaCAGAGCTTGAAGATGGATGGATGACCCAGTCTAAGATGCCACTGAAAGAAGTAGAACAATGAAGAAATCGAGGAGGTTGTAATACTGACAGAATCAGACAAGATGTAAATGTTCCCCTGCTTATAACCTCCACCAATCTTCTAAGTCCTAAAATAAACATAAACCAGAGTAAAATGTAACACGAAAATGTAAGTCATTAGTCAATTGTCCAATTGATAAAAAACTAGTGGGAAACTCacgagcatataacacattaggaattgtatagactgagaaatcttaacATCTCCATAGTCCATAATAAGAGACCATCTGTCATCTGTAAGTTTCACATGACGAGTCTGAAGTAATGTGTAGAAGAAGATAAACAATGAAGGTCTACTATAAAAGTGCCTCCATGCCTTTAAATCAATAACCCAAGTAGTACTTGTATCATGTGGAGCAGTATTGGCAGACATAGTACTGTATATCATAACTGTAGAGGCCAAAGGCTAAATAGATCTGTGTGCTAAAAATTGCTCACACTCTGACTTGCTAGTATTCACTATCATAGTCTCTGAACGATAAGAAGACGAAGACCCTTCTATtactgatgaagctgcctggACAGATCTAATAGAAGACTATAAtgaattcttgccctgcttagatggAACACCTCTGCCTAGGGATGTAGCGGAatgacgaccatgtttatcccaacatctgtcttccaaatgtCCTATTTTCCCATAGTAGGTGCACTGGAATCTCCCACGACCTTCTCCTGACCCTCAGCCTGTGCCCCTCCCCCTTGAGAAACTACCCCCACGGCCTCCTGAAGCCATCAAGGCAGAGACAGGAGAAGGTTGGGaaagggtcacagcaagacgGTAGAGTCTATTGCAAGTCTCGGCAAAGTCAGGGATTTCTATTGTAGTCAACATCTACGCCTTCACTACTGCATATTCGAGAGAAAGCTCCTGTAGAAATTTTGCtaccatagactgttcaccatgaatCTTGTGGCATGTGGGACATGGAAGACGCAGAGCTTTTAGTCTTTCATAGACTGACTTGATGGAAGtgaagtactgagcaagactttgatCACCCTATCgtaaattaagtaattcctcctccatTTACAaaatcttgctaacattcttgtcattagagtatgttgtttaaaaaaATCCTACATCTGTTTGGCAAAGGTATAATAtgtgtagaaatacgaacaagaaggagacgaagagaaacaatgatcacgatgtaacgtggaaaaccctcaacacgagggagaaaaaaccacgaatgaggaggagttggtgcccactagcagccagactctctctctcttaagattatcattaacacttaaggattagggttacatgacttaagtagagcccaaaacgggctacaaggcgggtcgggtatggatccggacccgaaacacacaatctatcaacactccccctcaagttgggcatacatatcaaacatgcccaacttggatacattcctctcaaatgaagctgaaggaagagctttcgtcagaacatcagcagtttggtcttcagacttcatgtaaggtaagatcaactctttcgcatcaatcctttcccgaatgaagtgacgatcaatttcaacatgttttgttctgtcgtgaagaacagggttgttggctaatgtagaaacacgaaccacaaagagagagtagagaacgaatacacaatatacgtggaaaacctcagaaagaggtgaaaaaccacggggaagctctgacctaggggctcaccgcaaccctaggagagagaaaattatatttcacttaattcaacacttaaacataagtgacaatataaagagggagagaggagaagccgcctagggtaccgagcccacctcggtacccgcgccccatagaaccgggtccagatatggacccggttcccacaacaacatattctaacactccccctcaagcttggcatacatgtcaaacatgccaagcttgctaacattcttttcgaatgaagaagtacaaagccctttagttaggacgtctgcaatttgatcttcaaacttcatatatggcagaatcagctcctttgagtcaatgtaTTCCCGAataaagtgacggtcaatctccacatgtttggtcctgtcatgtagcactggattatttgcaagattaatcgcagacttgttgtcacagtacatcttcattttatctcccagttccacaccgatatcagtcaaaagaattttcagccacagcatctctgtaacccccattgcaacagccctgtactcagcctcagcactagacctcgaacatacttcttgcctcttactcctccaaacaactaggttacctccaagaaagatacaataccctatagtggacctccttgtgtcagtgcaacctgcccaatctgcatctgagtagccctcaatagtaagtttgtcttgtcgagtatacagcagtccttttcctgggtcattctttagatatcccaacactctttctgcactcttccagtgacaatccgtgggagcatgcataaattgacttagcacatttaccgcatacgtgatatcagggcgagttagagtaagatagataagcttaccgactacctctgatatcgcccttttccttcctcatccagaatagtgcccgtcttgatacttatcttagtccccgactccataggagtaagatagggcctacaaccaagtttacctgtctcctttagtaagtcaagagtgtacttcctttgattcataaccagccctgtctctgatcgggcaatctctatccccagaaagtatctcagcttacccagatccttgaggtcgaattctttagctaatctctccttcatctttctgttttcttcttcatcactgccagtgacaatcatatcatcaacgtagacaaggagaagactcaccagaccatctctctgctttatgaatagggtatgatctccatttccttgcttgtacccagtagacttcataacgatccttagtctctcaaaccaagctctaggagactgcttcaagccatacaaagctttcttgaggtaacaacattttccctcttgaacatacccgggaggcatgctcatatagacttcttcctccagatggccgttcaagaacgcatttttaacatcaagctggtccatgcgccacttcctgtgcacagcaagagcaagaataaccctcacggtcttcaactttgcaaccggggcaaaggtctcaagatagtcgatcccatacttctggctgaacccctttgcaaccagacgagctttatatcgatctacagtgccatcaggtttgtacttcacgttgtaaacccacttagagccaactaagtgtgtccctttagggatatcaacaacttcccatgttttgttcttatctaacgcacccatctcctccgtcatagcatgtaaccacttgggatcatccttagcatcatccaccgacctgggaataacaactttggataaggttgtgataaaacatttgtaatttgtactgagcttagcataagaaacaaatctctgaatagggtgagaagtacatgacctggtgcctttgcgcaaaacAATGgagagctcttcattcgatggacttgggtcatccggggagatcacaggattgggattagttctatcctcatcaccaacatcttccactgtagctttctcctttctgacataaacctggccaaacaagtgatcccgggcaacagtgggctgagcatccaccgtgaccccttccatatgactgcccttctcattactgcccg
This genomic interval carries:
- the LOC116260362 gene encoding TOM1-like protein 6 isoform X3 translates to MAKFASLVEKATSDHLVDPDWAINLEISDLLNSNPLDSKDVMKAVKRRIGNRNSKIQLLALMLLEMLVKNCGEYVWCQVVETNILQKIIKLAQQTVDLKVRDKILMLILAWKEAFGGPGGKFPQFFWAYNELRMSGLVFPQLSGDSVPIITPPARQLSAPTPQVVYGIPVHVARQLDETRIFDANNRRYSVDMKSAYNVTSVLEEILDAINPRDHQALKDEVVLDLVNQCCINQKRIVELINMIEDEAVLKEALTLSDNLQAVLAKYDAKASYSPSPPEQVQSTQELHAASPVPQKVEKGCKSEDGEMAHLVPRSEPIPMESLTLNVNQFVGTDHDKIAQAVHDSEELESRVPVIVPHDEKGMDEAEDGDDNDGFSQLARRSFNFCYEFWEIIYNTEACCLEFGCSYTSICVSQASPLALCSFVSSCILCSRVAA